AACCAATAGTGTATCACTATATCACAAACATGAATTCTACCACCAAAGAATCTTAGTACCTTATGGTTTAGTAACTATAAAACTATAGTTTATTGATTTTGGTGCCtaggaatatttattttattttttatttatgttataaatattacacattgaTTGGATTTATTACCTTTATACTGTCAcggttttatgatattttttttatatttttacagaaaCAAGAAAAACAATCACCtgaaaaaatatccaatttgaAAGAGGACGAGCTTAGACCTCCAGGTGATTGTGATGAAGACTCAATTAATGGAATATAGTTGCATTACTaattcataacattattatatcccatttatttgaattttattttaaaataaaatcaattcaaattcaatcaagtgttatatttaaaatgtaattgaataaatttttagtttaatacatgcatttattagttttttgtatctgaatatatatttttctaattaaatagaACATTCTATAATAAagagaaaaatcaataatactcTTATTTACTATACCCTAAATTTCCATAAACTCCTTGGTAacagtttttgaaaacaaacaaaacataatatactctaGTAAGTTTTGATAAGTTGATAGGCAAGGTGTTTTTAAGTTCTTAAAAgaagtattaactataaaagtagAATTAACATTGAGaagttaagttatttatgtgtttgatagttataaaatactattatgtataacagAGAACACGTAACTAAGCTACCAAAAACCAGTTCAGAAATTATTAGTGAAGCGAAAGCAGCTCTGAATCCACCCCTTTATATAAAGCCACTTACAACTAATAGACCATTCACCCCTCGGGAGAGAGTTTTCTTCTGTCAACGACGAACAAATCGTCCACCAAGTGCTTTTAAGTATGTGAAAActgtttcaaaattataaacacaatagtGATACTTATGAAGCTCGTGTGTATAATAGGTTGCAACACGTGCAatttcaggaaaataaaaaaacaagttgTCCAAAACTACCAGCTCTTGATAATCCAAAATATTCTACAGTCAATAGTTGTAAGacacattaaaattgttttgaatctCTCatggtaaatttaatattttatttctaatgtaGTAGATTGTAAAAAAGAGATTAAAAGACAAACACATAGCAATTCAGCAAGCACTACACGTCGACGTTCTAATTCAGATGTGGCTAACAACGCAAatatatcaagaaaaaaaatttcgtcATTATCTTTTCCTCTGTCAATCGACACGCTACTAAAGGTACAATTTGCTTACTtgataattgattaatattattgatactatTGTTATATACCATTGGTTGAGTATTATGTGTGAATAGTATCAACTGTGAATAGAttgctttaaaatgtatataaataggcatagtaaaaataaatataacagcCACATGTTGTAGGACATTAAAagcattataattatgaatgtaTAAAGTAGATGTTTTTATAGTTtcctgaatatttataatttatattttatttattagattataatatagtaggaacctCTAGAACCTATTTATACTAGGTATTTTCTTTGGactctgtatttaataaatctatacaaaatgtaatattgaaaatgaaaaggCATTtggtttaaattgttattttggaaataaaaattacatatctaTAAAGATcacaaagttcaaaaatattaaagatacataggctcaattgtattttattggtgtGACAATTTTATGTTCTTAATCTTTTACTGTTTcactcatatttttatatagaacatacaatgttaatatacctaggtgcattttaaattttattattgttaataatatatatacatattatagtattaataggGTCTAGAGGTCTAGGAATTCTTTACAATTTATACACccccaaaaatattgttctaGTTGTGTCTATGGTATGTGACCTCTAGCTGTACAGCTTCCCATtgctatatataagtatttaacattattttttatgttaggtAGGTAATCTTAATCtacttatgaaatatgaattataatatcattttatattgcttataatttaatacttttctttttatgttggtatatgtataatgtattgtatttataaattttaaccatCAAAAATGAGTTTtcaatccattaaaaaaattgattttaatttctatttactTAACAGAAATAGATATAAAAGTAATCgtttagaaacaaaatatttattcatgtttcTACATTACCTACATTTCACTTAATAGTTGATCAAGTACTTTCAGGCACTGAATCATACTCAAATCGATCAAACCAATATTTTGAGTCCAACAATGGACATTTTGACCaaagtctatttttttttttttgatttcatgaACTACGTTTTCCGTTTTTAGCTCACGAATCACTTTATTGAGCTTGTACCGCAAGTGAATGGTATTAACATTgggataatttaattttaatgcatcTAGTAATATGTCCATCGTCGTTGATCGATTGATCCTGATTGCTTCTAATACAATTTGCATTACTCTATTTAATTCGATGTTCAAGGAagaatccataatattattatataactataatactactatttggtacacattattattatgttaataattaattataaagaataatgCAGATACAATTGTTGGTAGACACTAGACGGTCTCCATGGATacaagataggtacctacctacctcataagtcataactcataactataagtttcattgttttaaaatataaaaatcaatattattaggtaaaaaaacGAATAGGTAATATCATTAGATTAAGCATCCGTATTAACATCTTATTGatgtattgataatttataaacaatatgcaagttatgaaaaattttaaaaatacgatcctataaattataatttattattataccttatatttttgataatcaaGCCACTCAACCGTTTGGGGCAGTATAGatgcttcgatttttttcaacagtatcttgttagATGGGAAAGTGAGTcaagttggtgcattcgggagattaatatttaaaattcccaatagttttcagaATCACagggaataaataataaaaaggtgggtaagtggatgtcactctgctgtgcagtaggttacaagtgggtcactgtataatgtgatggatagtattaaatttgaattcaatgatataatatcactgtattaaaaaaacgattctgagtgaagacggtatatttgtctaggtattagacatatatattatacttatctatggtattaaaataaaaattgaactataataggtacccataataaattccaaattaatcatatcacattatctattaggtacttatgatcacagatatatataataactagatacccgactccatatacaacgacattatacatatctgtgcttatgacgcgttatacatcaacaacaaaccgtgatactgtcatagatatataatagtatacttcagaagtttcaaatacccacgaataatattatacaatcataacaaaataactaaaatagttattctaggttttttaatatataatttcgtccaaatttgaacttaaaatgactataaaaataaactgtgctaaagtattttttagattttttggtaacagaattaactatttacgtggaaacttgttatacattttcaatccttagatatatattagataaatatatatataaaatttgaaccttttaatcatttttaactacaaaataattattcaatttttaatttaatacattttgtcaaaattcgatctttaaatgtttataaaaaaacgtgcctatgtatttttaatatttttcaactgttattgtaacaatatttcaggagccttatattaaatttttacactttttggcctaacagataaaactttattgatatatatatatatatatataaaaaaaaaaaaactataaaaatttaaaaataacagattttgcttaaaaattcccgttttttccttaatttttcttttgtttatcacggtgcttttgaaaactactaggaaatttttactttttaccccctcaaagtactaactagattcactttcctatcagaaaagatactgttgaagaaaatctaagcatttttactgtcctaaaaagtgatgacagacacaaaaataaaaaataaaataaaaaacacacaccattgtaaaatcaataaattcatcgtttcactcagaatctaaaataatattgtttgaagaAAGTACAAActacattaattttgttaccaGACATCAGTCCAAAAATGATaactgatgagtgatgactgatgaaacacaaaaaaacaaaaagttataggtaacttttagaaaaatacattataattaaatataaataaaaataataataaaatattgatattcaatgtatgtaatatatattatatatattatatatacctatatatacctatatatacgttaATGGATAGAATAATTTCAACAAGTAGACTAGCAGTGTGCCCTGTTTTAAATAAGTGGATTTATGTTTTAgttatatctaatattgtaatattaaaactagatagttaaaattaaattaaaactatacaattacttagatagttaaaaatgttaaattagaattaggtaggtattaaggctgggcattaacgagttaaaaagttaaaattaaagttactcttggcttttcattaacttaactgttaacttactaaatgtcttttttaattaacgtgaaattaacgagttaatttttcatttgaagaagtaagttaagttaatttattttgtttttaatttaattatatttcactatttcagtctatttagttttcatgtcaaaaaatatttaccgtgaaatgtttaaagtaaaaaatgtatatcattcgaatctaactaatatggaaatactgcataaagtataaacactatagtctataatttagttttgggttagaaaaaaattaaggacTCTAgcgttttataaacaaataattttttttttttacttaatattaataattataattattgagatagttttaaattaatcgttatgaataaataattttagaatcaTTATGAACAAAACGTTTACGATCATGAATACATGAGCCATGAAAATGAAATCAACGAGGCGAGAGCATTATGTTTTGATGTCGACACTGACTGCTTATGGATTATATCACTAATTGAaaccaaaatgaaaaaaagtattggGTGACAATTTATTTCGTACTTACttgtatagttattacttattgatatattgatattattttaactaaatttataaaatgttcacgaCTCCCGAgctattaaaattcatattttagttaggtatataactaagtgctaggtatatacctacctaatattcaCAGAGTAATGCTCTTAACATGCCCATTAGTCTTTATCGGTACTcgttacttaatacttttatagtttgatGTGAAGCAAGTGAACCAGTGTATGGGTTTGAGTAGATAAGGGTTTTATATTGCATTATCATTTACCAATCACCATAAACTATTGGGCATGTTTAGTGAATCActtaataattcttattttgtataattatataatgtattgtgatACTAGTAATTATTTAAGCAAATATATATGTCTGTGTACCCCCTAACTGatagtaaacataaaaaaaggtcatgggggATCCATCTCCCACATATCATCCAGCATCCTCCCGAGTGGCGTGTATACATGACATATTGACCTACCAAAATCCGAAATAACCGATTAATTAATTGGCTTATAGAGAAGGTAGTTTGAATTATAAAGTTTAACAATTAGTTAATATGTAAAACTTAAGTCAAATTCAGTAGTCGGGTAgatccatatatattataaaaataccatatacctaatgtataaatattattaatacattatgtaaaatataaataagtgttatgtactttttaaaatgtatttatatttgtagaCTTTGAAACTAGCGAGATGTGCTCACTTTTAAATAAGCTAGCAATGGCCATAAAACGCGAAAACCTATCGGTAATACGTgacgaaaataaaaaagaaactatACTGAAAACAGTATTTAAACTTGTTAACACTTCACCTGACGATGATCTTactgttcatatattattagtgttacttcaggtaatttaaatgatttttcgatacataatatacaataattaagtaattgTTGATTTTTAGATGCAAGTGACTGGAAAATATTTAGCAACTGTTTGCaaactaattttcaaaatatctcgTTTAGACAAAAACGATAATTTATTCCTCAAAACCAACGTGTTAACCCTTTTTGTGGATATACTTGGCTTAGCTACTCCACGTGAAGATGCCGAGTCATTGATTTACGGTTACGGAGCTTTAAAATTTCTTACTATGAATCCAGATTTAATGGAACGTGCCATGAATAACGGTTGTCTATCGCTAATGctgttacatttaaaaatgataaatttagaAAGAACAGAACGGCAAGTCTTGCCGGAGACCATCAACCACGTACTTTACCAGTTAACTGGTACTCTAAGAAATGTGGTCAACGACAGAAAATTTTACGTTGAACTTTTGTCTTCCGGTGGCTTGGTGACAATATACCGTGCTTTGGAATTGTTTTCTGGAGATATTGATGTGGTTACGAACATTTCCAGAATTTTAAGGTaccgaaaatatttattacgacatccataataaatattatgtatatatatttaggtagaataattaatataggtacctatattaatatgtgtgttATAAActtgtaaagtaaaaataataacatattaatgaatatttttatcagcATTATGTCCACTGATGGGAAATGCTGCGAAGCACTTGTGGATTGCTGGTCAAATGTATCCGTATTAATGTCAATAATAGACAAATACCCGGGGCAAGAAGAAATTGTAGTtcgtattacctatacattaggAAACATACTGACCAATAATGAAAACGCTAGACACCAAGTAATATTACTTGAAAATAGTtaccaactaaaataatacattttgtactttgtataactccatattatatagttatacgaaACACATTGCTCTATgggaacatttttgaatttaatgcaATTATACTTGGAAAAAGATTTGAACAATATATCACGTGATGTTAAATTCAACATTGTTGAGGACGTGCttatcaaagtaaaataattccttttgttttaaaatatgaaacaaattaaCGTATACTTggttaatatagataatacgtGTCATAGTAAATATGAGCATACAACCGGAAATTGGTGCTAAGTTAGTAAAGGCGGCAGACGATTATCATCCAGTTCACAAAGTTAAAGAATGCgaacaatttttagattctttatTGACTATACTTAGGCGGAAATCTATTGATGAAAATGAAGAGCTTGTACTTGCTGCGTTAGCTGCTTTGAACAACTTATCATATTATGCGGACATGTCAAATCCAAATAATGGTCCTTTTGGCGCTCGTCAGTTAGATATAACACAAGGTATTTATaagcaaaattattatatcctatgtagccatgtaggtaggtattaaatacgatattataattgtttaaaaatatattgttttagcaTTAAGTTTGTTACTTACAACCAGAAATCAGTTTTGCAAAGTGGAGGTAGCTAGAGTATTTGGAAACTTAACAAGATCAGCTACAGTTCGAGATTACTTATTGGAGACTAGTGGTAAAcgcaaaatttaataatgtttaattgtatattctaGGTGAAGCGAGGAATGTGTTAGTTTCCGAACTATGCGTGTGAAACACTTGGatcgtaaaaaatatgatacctCTATAgattggaaattaaaaacaagtgaATAGTGATACTATATGGGTTTCTTAATATTCCGATAATTAGACTAGGTACGGAAAACAAACCATTGACCATTGaagaaataaaaccaaatatacgtttttatacAAGTCTCAGCTAACTTTGGCTATACCGAGCTTCgctatcagaatattttttcttgATTCTTGATTCATATCATtggcttatattttataatgatataaatacgaGTATGAAAACCTCCCTAGCTGCCCATCCAActctagtatatatatattctatatttggATCCCATTTATAGGTTACTATCGTATTATATTTCCAAGGGACGGGGGGTTAAAGTGGGAGGTACGCAAATGGACTCAGTCTCCCAACCTCAGACTGCGCTCGAAATACAACCCCTTTAACTTATTCTTCAAAAGGTACTTTGGAATttcatttaaatcaaaataatttctcctccattaaaaataggtaattatttatttccataatgttatcattttagatttttcagtatttaggtactagtgtaattttatttaggttgataaaaaaaatattagcttATGAATCTTGCTATATCAGTTCACAATTCACATCACCCcgtagaaaatataatagtccttaaaaatggtataTAATTACGGTTGTAAACGGgtattctcatttgaaaaacataagtttgtatctccacaggatACTCCTTAAGTACCTAGTACAGATAATCccaagatttttataataaagttttaaaatatatttaaaaattccaaaaatctatTCCacaataaacatataggtactacctaaaaatattatcgtaatttctCATACACAACTGGCCTACTGCATACGTATTTCAGGATTATTGGCGGTGACCAACTGCTTAGATAGTGGCGACAAGGAATTACTGGTCGTATGTTGCGGCGTATTGGTTAATATGACTTCTGATGAGAACAACCGAGAAGCGTTCAAAAATTACAACGGTGTTTCAAAAATGGTAAACATTCTTAGGTCGTTGGGTGAACACAATTGGACTTTGTCAGCGCTAATCTGCCAAACCCTGTGGAACGTGTGTTCAGGCAGTGACCGTTTTCCTGGTGACCCTATGGTAGTACTCGACACGCTGGTCAAACTCACAGGTAAGAGTCACAATCAACAATTTATcacgataatataatagacaatgTGGAATCAAAGAACACAAttcgttaatatttttcaattaaattattatatcatgtattagACGAAGAACAATTATTTGGTGAGCTATTGTCGTCAAACGAGGAGAAAGTGGCAGAGTACAAGCAGTGGGAAGATTTCGCTTCGGTGGCTACGAATCTCTTAGAGTGGTTAGACGAACTACTAGAAGGGAGATTTGataacatagaacaataataCTGACCGTCGAGTATTATTGTTCTTATTCTCAGATGTTAGCAGCATATCGGTGGTTAACAAATTGTGTAAAACCCTAGTACCTGCTCATAGCTAAATCACTTTAAAGaatagaacaatatattattctcaaattaaataaaccaaatgataatgaatattgaaaaattaaattttactgtttgaaaatattagaaatacctataataggtattcaaaattcaaattagtatattgaatattatttcattttagaataattttcttttttattcttaagaggacgttgcatcctcataataatatattgtattgtctcCATCAAGTAGTTCCATTTTTGTAttgttagtttaaatattagaatgacctattatcaaacttacaggtaacaatattatctgtgttatGTCGttggtttttacgatatttaaatttttaattgaattatgaatatgtaacCTTTTAATAACGTATAAAAATTCTCATAAGTCATTACTcgcttaaacatttaaatattgtaaaaaaccaacaaaacgcagataatgttcttacgtttaaatttgatatgtaaAATCActctaataattaaactaatatacatatacacccAATTGGCACTGCTGAATACAATATTTCGATATATTGtcaattttacaaatgtaaGACAGAGCCAGCGCCATATATACCCTATAGGGTATTTGGGTGTGGATCGTGGGACAAAATGTAAGCTCAGCCCGGCAATAGAGGGCAATGAAAAAGATGGATTGTAAACTCGGCCGATAATTTTTAcggatagtaaaatataataaaatctgaATGATTTAGTttgagaataataaataacgtacctatatcgaatgtacttttattatattattgtattttttttttaaatttcgtttCAATTTGGATTT
This is a stretch of genomic DNA from Acyrthosiphon pisum isolate AL4f chromosome A3, pea_aphid_22Mar2018_4r6ur, whole genome shotgun sequence. It encodes these proteins:
- the LOC100164530 gene encoding armadillo repeat-containing protein 2 — protein: MYNREHVTKLPKTSSEIISEAKAALNPPLYIKPLTTNRPFTPRERVFFCQRRTNRPPSAFKLQHVQFQENKKTSCPKLPALDNPKYSTVNSLDCKKEIKRQTHSNSASTTRRRSNSDVANNANISRKKISSLSFPLSIDTLLKNHYEQNVYDHEYMSHENEINEARALCFDVDTDCLWIISLIETKMKKNFETSEMCSLLNKLAMAIKRENLSVIRDENKKETILKTVFKLVNTSPDDDLTVHILLVLLQMQVTGKYLATVCKLIFKISRLDKNDNLFLKTNVLTLFVDILGLATPREDAESLIYGYGALKFLTMNPDLMERAMNNGCLSLMLLHLKMINLERTERQVLPETINHVLYQLTGTLRNVVNDRKFYVELLSSGGLVTIYRALELFSGDIDVVTNISRILSIMSTDGKCCEALVDCWSNVSVLMSIIDKYPGQEEIVVRITYTLGNILTNNENARHQLYETHCSMGTFLNLMQLYLEKDLNNISRDVKFNIVEDVLIKIIRVIVNMSIQPEIGAKLVKAADDYHPVHKVKECEQFLDSLLTILRRKSIDENEELVLAALAALNNLSYYADMSNPNNGPFGARQLDITQALSLLLTTRNQFCKVEVARVFGNLTRSATVRDYLLETSGLLAVTNCLDSGDKELLVVCCGVLVNMTSDENNREAFKNYNGVSKMVNILRSLGEHNWTLSALICQTLWNVCSGSDRFPGDPMVVLDTLVKLTDEEQLFGELLSSNEEKVAEYKQWEDFASVATNLLEWLDELLEGRFDNIEQ